The Miscanthus floridulus cultivar M001 chromosome 17, ASM1932011v1, whole genome shotgun sequence genome has a window encoding:
- the LOC136517877 gene encoding endoglucanase 15-like translates to MAMNVIALLGLLALASVVRTASGAGGHDYAAALKKTILYFEAQRSGVLLPNQRVTWRGNSGLFDGKANGVDLVGGYYDAGDNVKFGLPMAFTVTMMSWGILEYGRQMAAAGELRNAMDAVKWGTDYFIKAHPEPEVLYGEVGDGDTDHSCWQRPEDMSTSRQAFRIDPQNPGSDLAGETAAAMAAASLVFRNTYPGYANLLLEHAKQLFQFADKYRGKYDASITVARNYYGSFSGYGDELLWAAAWLYEATEEGCYLEYLARNGDALGGTGWSINQFGWDVKYPGVQVLAAKFLLQGRAGAHAAALQRYRQNAEFFVCSCVGKGAVNVPRTPGGVMYHQRWNNLQFVTSASFLLTVYADYATALPGSGGAVRCPVGAARPFEILAFVRSQVNYILGDNPRGTSYMVGYGGSFPRQVHHRGASIVSVRTDPSFVSCQEGYSAWYPRQAGNPNVLEGAIVGGPDEYDDFADERNNYEQTEAATYNSAPLLGVLARLAGACGTGLEEYQLPPPEAAANQTTSSPLPSRRRPRHHALPSSSPIEIEQNVTRTWARRRTTYYHYSVTVTNRSRKTVWELHLGVSELRGLLWGLDKARYGYVPPKWLPALRAGKSLKFVYVQHGTPANVWVTGYKLL, encoded by the exons ATGGCCATGAACGTGATTGCGCTACTTGGCCTCTTGGCACTTGCATCGGTGGTGAGGACGGCTTCCGGGGCCGGCGGCCATGACTACGCCGCGGCATTGAAGAAGACCATCCTCTACTTCGAGGCGCAGCGGTCCGGCGTGCTCCTGCCCAACCAGAGGGTCACCTGGAGAGGGAACTCGGGTCTCTTCGACGGAAAGGCCAACGGA GTGGACCTCGTCGGAGGGTATTATGACGCAGGGGACAACGTGAAGTTCGGCCTGCCGATGGCGTTCACGGTGACCATGATGTCGTGGGGCATCCTGGAGTACGGCAGGCAGATGGCGGCGGCCGGGGAGCTGCGCAACGCCATGGACGCCGTCAAGTGGGGCACCGACTACTTCATCAAGGCCCACCCGGAGCCCGAGGTGCTGTACGGCGAGGTGGGCGACGGCGACACGGACCACAGCTGCTGGCAGCGGCCTGAGGACATGTCGACCAGCCGCCAGGCGTTCCGCATTGACCCCCAGAACCCCGGGTCCGACCTCGCCGGAGAGACCGCcgcggccatggccgccgcctccCTCGTGTTCCGCAACACCTACCCGGGCTACGCCAACCTGCTCCTTGAACATGCCAAACAG CTGTTCCAGTTCGCCGACAAGTACCGCGGCAAGTACGACGCCAGCATCACCGTCGCTCGCAACTACTACGGATCCTTCAGCGGATACGGG GACGAGCTTCTGTGGGCGGCGGCGTGGCTGTACGAGGCGACGGAGGAAGGGTGCTACCTCGAGTACCTGGCCCGCAACGGCGACGCTCTGGGCGGCACGGGCTGGTCCATCAACCAGTTCGGCTGGGACGTCAAGTACCCCGGCGTGCAGGTGCTGGCAGCCAAGTTCCTCCTGCAGGGCCGTGCCGGTGCGCACGCCGCGGCGCTGCAGCGGTACCGGCAGAACGCCGAGTTCTTCGTGTGCTCCTGCGTCGGCAAGGGCGCCGTGAACGTGCCGCGGACCCCGGGCGGCGTCATGTACCACCAGCGCTGGAACAACCTCCAGTTCGTCACCAGCGCGTCGTTCCTGCTGACGGTGTACGCGGACTACGCCACGGCGCTGCCCGGCTCCGGCGGCGCCGTGCGGTGCCCCGTGGGCGCCGCGCGGCCCTTCGAGATCCTCGCCTTCGTCAGGTCCCAGGTGAACTACATCCTGGGCGATAACCCGCGGGGCACCAGCTACATGGTCGGGTATGGCGGCAGCTTCCCGCGGCAGGTGCACCACCGCGGCGCCTCCATCGTGTCCGTCAGGACGGACCCGTCCTTCGTCAGCTGCCAGGAGGGGTACTCCGCCTGGTACCCGCGGCAGGCCGGCAACCCCAACGTCCTGGAGGGCGCCATCGTCGGCGGGCCCGACGAGTACGACGACTTCGCCGACGAGCGGAACAACTACGAGCAGACGGAGGCCGCCACCTACAACAGCGCGCCGCTGCTCGGCGTCCTCGCCCGCCTCGCCGGCGCCTGTGGCACCGGGCTCGAAGAGTACCAGCTGCCGCCGCCAGAGGCCGCCGCGAACCAGACGACGTCGTCGCCGCTGCCGTCTCGCCGTCGTCCCCGTCATCACGCGCTGCCGTCGTCGTCCCCGATCGAGATCGAGCAGAACGTGACGAGGACGTGGGCGAGGCGCCGCACGACGTACTACCACTACTCGGTGACGGTGACCAACAGGTCGAGGAAGACCGTCTGGGAGCTCCACCTCGGCGTCTCGGAGCTCCGTGGCCTGCTCTGGGGCCTCGACAAGGCGCGGTACGGGTACGTGCCGCCCAAATGGCTGCCGGCGTTGCGCGCTGGCAAGAGCCTCAAGTTCGTGTACGTTCAGCACGGGACGCCGGCCAACGTCTGGGTCACCGGCTACAAGCTACTCTGA